The following proteins are co-located in the Haloterrigena sp. KLK7 genome:
- a CDS encoding Gfo/Idh/MocA family oxidoreductase yields MNETPSRPIRAGVIGVGSMGENHARVYSQLQDVELACVTDHDEEIAQRVADAYATDAVPFETALERCDVVTVAVPTRAHYDVVSACLDAGVHVLVEKPIAETTEQGRDLAEQADERGLVLQVGHIERFNPAVQTVTDLIDDLDVISVEAERLGPPLDRTALGNVVFDLMVHDIDVVGALLDDQPDSVTATGTEGGQYATATMEFDDVVASLTASRVTQKKVRTLTVTARECLVEVDYLEQSVLIHRDSYPEYLTDDGKRRYRHESVVERPRVDNGEPLRHELEAFVEAVRTGSEPVVTAEDGIEALETVQTIDSMVTEESEKREVEA; encoded by the coding sequence ATGAACGAAACACCTTCACGACCGATTCGGGCCGGCGTCATCGGCGTCGGCTCCATGGGCGAGAACCATGCGCGCGTGTACAGTCAACTACAAGATGTCGAACTCGCCTGCGTTACCGACCACGACGAGGAGATCGCGCAGCGAGTCGCCGACGCGTACGCCACCGACGCCGTCCCGTTCGAGACCGCCCTCGAGCGCTGTGACGTCGTCACGGTCGCCGTCCCGACGCGGGCACACTACGACGTCGTCTCGGCCTGTCTGGACGCCGGCGTCCACGTCCTGGTCGAGAAGCCGATCGCCGAGACGACCGAACAGGGCCGCGATCTGGCCGAGCAGGCCGACGAACGGGGTCTCGTCCTCCAGGTCGGTCACATCGAGCGCTTCAACCCGGCCGTTCAGACGGTGACCGACCTGATCGACGATCTCGACGTCATCAGCGTCGAGGCCGAGCGGCTCGGCCCGCCGCTCGATCGCACCGCGCTGGGCAACGTCGTCTTCGATCTGATGGTCCACGATATCGACGTCGTCGGGGCCCTGCTCGACGATCAGCCGGACTCGGTGACCGCGACGGGAACCGAAGGCGGTCAGTACGCGACGGCGACGATGGAGTTCGACGACGTCGTCGCTTCGCTGACGGCCAGTCGCGTCACGCAGAAGAAAGTCCGGACGCTGACCGTCACCGCCCGCGAGTGTCTCGTCGAGGTCGACTACTTAGAGCAGTCGGTGCTGATCCACCGCGACTCCTATCCGGAGTACCTCACCGACGACGGGAAGCGCCGGTACCGCCACGAGAGCGTCGTCGAACGGCCGCGCGTCGACAACGGCGAGCCGCTGCGCCACGAGCTCGAGGCGTTCGTCGAGGCCGTCCGGACCGGTTCCGAGCCGGTCGTCACCGCGGAAGACGGGATCGAGGCCCTCGAGACCGTCCAGACGATCGATTCGATGGTCACCGAGGAGAGCGAGAAACGGGAGGTGGAGGCCTGA
- a CDS encoding ArsR family transcriptional regulator, whose product MSVQTNRTESLEESEVFHILGNDRRRAIVQLLAEEAGQVDVSDIASEIAASETDTTPVPNNLYKSVYVSLQQTHLPQLQEDAVIEYDSDSKTITPGPNFDDVLQYIDGHGELQPSVLQLHLALCIVGLGIIALAGLGLPLVSSIDPVLSSVLVLLIVAASSLYRLLS is encoded by the coding sequence ATGTCTGTCCAGACGAACCGAACTGAGTCGCTCGAGGAAAGTGAAGTGTTTCACATCCTCGGGAACGACAGACGGAGAGCGATCGTACAGTTGCTCGCCGAAGAGGCCGGACAGGTCGACGTCTCGGATATCGCCTCGGAGATCGCCGCCAGCGAGACGGACACGACGCCCGTTCCGAACAACCTCTACAAGAGCGTCTACGTCTCCCTGCAGCAGACGCATCTCCCGCAGCTCCAGGAAGACGCCGTCATCGAGTACGACTCCGATTCGAAGACGATCACGCCCGGGCCGAACTTCGATGACGTCTTACAGTACATCGACGGCCACGGCGAGCTTCAGCCGTCGGTCCTGCAACTCCACCTCGCCCTCTGTATCGTCGGCCTCGGGATCATCGCGCTCGCCGGGCTCGGACTCCCGCTCGTCTCGAGTATCGATCCGGTACTCTCGAGCGTCCTCGTGCTCCTGATCGTCGCCGCGAGCAGTCTGTATCGGCTGCTCAGCTGA
- a CDS encoding PadR family transcriptional regulator, whose translation MHDLTGFQRDLLYVIAGADQPSGQTVKDEVEKYYSSEINHGRLYPNLDTLVNKELVEKGELDRRTNYYAITETGRERIQERREWEEQYVDF comes from the coding sequence ATGCACGATCTGACCGGCTTCCAGCGGGACCTCCTGTACGTGATCGCAGGCGCAGATCAGCCGTCGGGACAGACCGTCAAGGACGAAGTCGAGAAGTATTATAGCTCCGAGATCAATCACGGTCGACTGTATCCGAACCTCGACACGCTCGTCAACAAAGAGCTCGTCGAGAAAGGGGAACTCGACAGACGAACGAACTACTACGCGATCACGGAGACCGGACGAGAGCGCATCCAGGAACGTCGGGAGTGGGAAGAACAGTACGTCGATTTCTGA
- a CDS encoding orc1/cdc6 family replication initiation protein — MLDGEENTSVFVNRDLVEPETIIDEERIVGRDDQLESVVSFLRPALQGNRPPNMLLYGPAGTGKSLIINAVTQQIIDLCKSNGVIFGVIDINCQAINTLDQAVYELVKTVATDVGTEIGVPETGVSTQRKYRRLYELINDHYDSVIFILDEIDLLVGRPDHVEPAYSRLLYQLSQASSTNDIEGRVSVAALTNDPRFMENIDGRAESSFNPRDVYFPDYDANQLRQILTNRRDAFRPNALSDDVIPLVAAFAAQSHGDARKAIDLFRGAGDLADERGDEVVTEVHVRDSQEEIDKDRSMKLIDGLTTQKKVSLYATGAVAQYSNRSSSSVPSPVGFKVYQWLTDELDTDQMTRETYVKYVKELSTYGLVATTRKSRGRGRGMYMEFTFTGDPAGVLDRLSEDSRIANVADYDEPIQTIVITQLREFHEN, encoded by the coding sequence ATGCTCGATGGAGAGGAAAACACCTCCGTGTTCGTTAATCGCGATCTCGTCGAACCGGAAACGATCATCGACGAGGAACGAATCGTCGGTCGGGACGATCAACTCGAGTCAGTCGTGTCGTTCTTGCGACCGGCGCTTCAGGGAAATCGACCGCCGAATATGCTCCTCTATGGTCCGGCAGGGACGGGAAAATCGCTGATAATTAACGCTGTTACGCAACAAATAATCGACTTGTGCAAATCCAACGGAGTTATCTTCGGTGTTATCGACATTAACTGCCAAGCGATTAATACGCTCGATCAAGCGGTATACGAACTCGTAAAGACTGTCGCGACTGATGTCGGTACCGAGATCGGCGTTCCCGAAACGGGTGTCTCAACCCAGCGGAAGTATCGTCGCCTCTACGAACTGATCAACGATCACTACGATTCGGTCATTTTCATTCTCGACGAAATCGATCTCCTTGTCGGACGTCCGGACCACGTTGAACCAGCCTATTCGAGGCTACTCTACCAATTGTCTCAAGCGAGTAGCACGAACGATATCGAAGGTCGAGTATCAGTCGCAGCGCTGACGAATGATCCGCGCTTCATGGAGAATATCGACGGTCGAGCGGAGAGTTCGTTCAATCCTCGAGACGTCTACTTTCCCGATTACGATGCGAATCAACTGCGTCAGATACTTACGAATCGCCGCGACGCGTTTCGACCTAATGCACTCTCCGACGACGTAATCCCGCTCGTCGCAGCGTTTGCGGCACAGAGCCACGGCGATGCTCGCAAGGCCATCGATCTGTTTCGCGGAGCCGGCGATCTCGCAGATGAGCGCGGCGACGAGGTGGTCACTGAAGTTCACGTTCGTGATTCCCAAGAGGAGATCGACAAAGATCGGTCGATGAAACTCATCGATGGCCTCACTACTCAGAAAAAGGTCTCGCTGTACGCAACAGGAGCGGTCGCTCAGTACTCGAATCGGTCGAGTAGCTCCGTACCGAGTCCAGTCGGGTTCAAGGTCTACCAGTGGCTGACTGACGAACTCGATACTGATCAAATGACTCGAGAGACGTACGTCAAATACGTCAAGGAACTCTCGACGTATGGCCTCGTTGCGACGACCCGTAAGAGTAGGGGTCGGGGCCGCGGTATGTATATGGAATTCACGTTCACCGGAGACCCGGCGGGAGTACTAGACCGACTCAGTGAGGATTCGCGAATTGCGAACGTCGCGGATTATGATGAGCCGATCCAGACGATCGTTATCACGCAACTTAGAGAGTTCCACGAGAACTGA
- a CDS encoding NAD-dependent epimerase/dehydratase family protein has protein sequence MDSTAIRDKTVLVTGGAGFIGSHLVEALAPDNEVRVLDDFSSGDRAYLPESVTTVEGDVADPIALQQAARGVDIIFHHAALVSVTQSVDAPRRSNETNLDASLLVLEQARQEDARVVVASSAAVYGHPDELPVSETASTEPTSPYGIQKLAVDQYARRYADLYDLETVALRYFNAYGPRQQGPYSGVISTFLEQARAGEPITIEGDGEQTRDFVHVSDIVRANLRAATTDAVGEAYNIGTGSRTSIEELAETIRDATDSDSPIVHRDPRPGDIRHSGADISKARRTLGFEPRVTLESGIQSLVDGTRLAPVDTDAEPIQEESTIS, from the coding sequence ATGGATTCGACAGCGATTCGCGACAAGACGGTGCTCGTCACCGGCGGCGCGGGCTTTATCGGGAGTCACCTCGTCGAGGCGCTGGCGCCGGACAACGAGGTTCGCGTCCTCGACGACTTCTCGTCGGGCGACCGCGCGTATCTCCCGGAGAGCGTAACGACCGTCGAGGGCGACGTCGCCGATCCGATCGCCCTCCAGCAGGCGGCCCGCGGCGTCGATATCATCTTCCACCACGCCGCGCTCGTCAGCGTCACGCAGAGCGTCGACGCGCCCCGGCGGAGCAACGAGACGAACCTCGACGCGAGCCTGCTGGTCTTGGAACAGGCCCGCCAAGAGGACGCCCGCGTCGTCGTCGCCTCGAGCGCCGCGGTCTACGGCCACCCCGACGAACTGCCCGTGTCGGAGACCGCCTCGACCGAACCGACCTCTCCCTACGGCATCCAGAAGCTCGCCGTCGACCAGTACGCCCGCCGCTACGCGGATCTCTACGATCTGGAGACGGTCGCGCTGCGGTACTTCAACGCCTACGGACCGCGCCAGCAGGGCCCCTACAGCGGCGTCATCTCGACGTTCCTCGAGCAGGCGCGCGCGGGCGAGCCGATCACGATCGAGGGCGACGGCGAACAGACCCGGGACTTCGTCCACGTCAGCGATATCGTCCGGGCGAACCTCCGGGCGGCGACGACCGACGCGGTCGGCGAGGCGTACAACATCGGTACGGGAAGCCGGACGTCGATCGAGGAGTTGGCGGAGACGATCAGGGACGCGACCGACTCCGACTCGCCGATCGTCCACCGCGATCCCCGTCCCGGCGACATCAGACACAGCGGTGCGGACATCTCCAAGGCCAGGCGAACGCTCGGGTTCGAGCCGCGGGTGACCCTCGAGAGCGGCATTCAATCGCTCGTTGACGGGACGCGACTCGCGCCGGTGGACACCGACGCCGAGCCGATCCAGGAGGAAAGCACAATCAGCTGA
- a CDS encoding helix-turn-helix domain-containing protein, with translation MSIHFRVSLATIAAFGPGSIGIESVVPTHHLESLSGVVSLTRPLQIEWSPHFAALAGIVALALLSGVLVARNRFDQQNAFVADPEPRHEEFLTDREHVQRLIRENGGRMKQSEIVNDVDWSKAKVSRLLAELEEEDRITKLRLGRENLVCLPGHEPTASQSPEQPRNE, from the coding sequence ATGAGCATTCACTTCCGAGTTAGTCTCGCGACGATCGCCGCCTTCGGTCCGGGCAGCATCGGCATCGAGTCAGTCGTTCCGACACACCACCTCGAGTCACTGAGCGGTGTCGTCTCGTTGACTCGGCCGCTACAGATCGAGTGGAGCCCGCATTTCGCGGCGCTTGCCGGCATCGTCGCGCTCGCTCTCCTGAGCGGCGTCCTCGTCGCCCGCAACCGGTTCGATCAACAGAACGCCTTCGTGGCCGATCCGGAACCGCGACACGAGGAGTTCCTCACCGATCGCGAGCACGTCCAGCGACTCATCCGCGAGAACGGGGGGCGGATGAAACAGTCGGAGATCGTCAACGACGTCGACTGGTCGAAAGCGAAGGTCAGTCGACTGCTCGCCGAACTCGAGGAGGAGGATCGCATCACGAAACTCCGACTCGGTCGCGAGAACCTGGTCTGTCTACCGGGCCACGAACCGACCGCTTCTCAGTCGCCCGAACAGCCGAGAAACGAATGA
- a CDS encoding quinone-dependent dihydroorotate dehydrogenase: MTLYSRVRPLAFKLPAETAHDLGKRTLRAAQSTWPTRRALAAAYRYDHPALEVDLFGTTFPNPVGIAAGFDKNAEVTHALEALGFGFVEIGTVTPYPQTGNDRPRLFRLREDEGMINRMGFNGQGMEAVKERLEADGAPGFPLGVNIGKMNSSTEAEAIEDYRRVFDRLSPFADYVVVNVSCPNTPDEFDEASPDHLREIFETLEAENDADVPLLVKIGPDEPEESVLDLVDIVREFELDGIVATNTSTTREGLESPAREEWGGLSGAPIEDRSTAVVRTVAEYTDGELPIIGVGGVDSAASAYEKIRAGASLVQLYTGFVYEGPSTAKRINRGLVALLERDGFSSVEDAVGADLE, from the coding sequence ATGACGCTGTACTCGCGGGTTCGCCCCCTCGCGTTCAAACTGCCGGCCGAGACCGCTCACGATCTCGGCAAGCGGACGCTCCGGGCGGCCCAGTCGACGTGGCCGACGCGGCGGGCCCTCGCCGCGGCCTACCGATACGACCATCCGGCCCTCGAGGTCGATCTCTTCGGCACCACGTTTCCGAACCCGGTCGGGATCGCGGCCGGCTTCGACAAGAACGCCGAAGTGACCCACGCCCTCGAGGCGCTGGGCTTCGGCTTCGTCGAGATCGGCACCGTCACGCCCTACCCGCAGACGGGCAACGACCGCCCCCGGCTCTTCCGCCTCCGGGAGGACGAGGGGATGATCAACCGGATGGGTTTCAACGGGCAGGGAATGGAGGCCGTCAAGGAGCGACTCGAGGCCGACGGCGCGCCCGGCTTCCCGCTGGGCGTCAACATCGGGAAGATGAACTCCTCGACGGAGGCGGAGGCGATCGAGGACTACCGGCGCGTCTTCGATCGGCTCTCGCCCTTTGCCGACTACGTCGTCGTCAACGTCTCCTGTCCGAACACGCCCGACGAGTTCGACGAGGCCTCGCCCGACCATCTCCGGGAGATCTTCGAGACTCTCGAGGCAGAAAACGACGCGGACGTCCCGCTGCTGGTGAAGATCGGCCCCGACGAACCCGAGGAGTCGGTGCTCGACCTCGTCGACATCGTTCGGGAGTTCGAGCTGGACGGCATCGTCGCGACCAACACCTCGACGACGCGCGAGGGCCTCGAGTCGCCCGCCCGCGAGGAGTGGGGCGGGCTCAGCGGCGCCCCCATCGAAGACAGATCGACGGCCGTCGTGCGGACGGTCGCCGAGTACACGGACGGCGAACTGCCGATTATCGGCGTCGGCGGCGTCGATTCGGCCGCGAGCGCCTACGAGAAGATTCGCGCGGGCGCGTCACTGGTACAACTGTACACCGGCTTCGTCTACGAGGGACCGTCGACGGCCAAGCGGATCAACCGGGGACTGGTCGCGTTGCTCGAGCGCGACGGGTTCTCGTCGGTCGAGGACGCGGTCGGAGCCGACCTCGAGTAG
- a CDS encoding winged helix-turn-helix domain-containing protein has translation MSMQASDTRTESTPDPSAQLDVLGDECARMILVATSDGPKTAKELTKRTDSSSATVYRRINNLLESGLLSECVRFDDDGSHTTAYEATIETLEVQIQADGIDVSMPTTDE, from the coding sequence ATGTCAATGCAAGCAAGCGATACACGAACGGAATCCACGCCCGACCCGTCCGCCCAACTCGACGTCCTCGGCGACGAATGTGCGCGAATGATTCTCGTCGCCACGAGCGACGGCCCGAAGACGGCGAAGGAGCTGACGAAACGAACGGACAGTTCGTCGGCGACGGTCTATCGGCGAATCAATAACCTTCTCGAGAGCGGACTGCTGTCCGAGTGCGTTCGCTTCGACGACGACGGTTCGCATACGACGGCCTACGAGGCGACGATCGAGACGCTCGAGGTGCAGATTCAGGCGGACGGAATCGACGTCTCGATGCCGACCACCGACGAGTGA
- a CDS encoding DUF1616 domain-containing protein, whose amino-acid sequence MSHGTSRLTGVGVIRQYPFDLAVVSVAAILAYGIATAMPDGNALRLLVAFPLVLFLPGYALVSVLFPATERSGREALSTRIDRQRRGIDVLERLGLSVALSLAIVPIVGLVLPFTQWGFTTVAMAAALCAVTVVFAQVGVVRRFRTPASERFSVSPLASLARLRRDESAVATASSILVVLTIGLAAGALLLGFLVPPSTGGYTELALYSGADGEEQVAGNITDDVAPGESVPVTVSITNQEGESTDYTVVVQEQVIENDTVVERTRLESLETTLDDGTTGNGELNVTPTASEGETVRVSVLLYQGEPPEEPTNENAEEDTYFWVTVGE is encoded by the coding sequence ATGAGTCACGGAACGAGTCGGTTGACGGGAGTCGGTGTCATCCGCCAGTATCCGTTCGATCTCGCCGTGGTCTCGGTCGCCGCGATACTGGCGTACGGGATCGCAACGGCCATGCCGGACGGGAACGCACTGCGGCTGCTCGTCGCCTTCCCGCTGGTGCTCTTTCTCCCGGGGTACGCGCTCGTCTCCGTCCTGTTCCCGGCGACCGAACGGAGCGGGCGCGAGGCGCTGTCGACGCGGATCGATCGGCAGCGGCGGGGCATCGACGTCCTCGAGCGACTGGGGCTGTCGGTCGCGCTCTCGCTGGCGATCGTTCCGATCGTCGGACTCGTCCTGCCGTTTACCCAGTGGGGCTTTACGACCGTCGCGATGGCGGCGGCGCTCTGTGCCGTCACCGTCGTGTTCGCACAGGTCGGCGTCGTCCGGCGGTTCCGAACGCCGGCGTCGGAGCGGTTTTCCGTCTCCCCGCTCGCGTCGCTCGCCCGACTCCGACGAGACGAGAGCGCCGTCGCGACGGCGTCCTCGATACTGGTCGTCCTCACGATCGGACTGGCGGCGGGCGCGCTCCTGCTCGGCTTTCTCGTCCCGCCGTCTACCGGCGGCTACACCGAACTGGCGCTGTACAGCGGCGCCGACGGTGAGGAGCAGGTCGCCGGCAACATCACCGACGACGTCGCGCCCGGCGAATCCGTTCCGGTGACCGTCTCGATCACGAATCAGGAGGGCGAATCGACGGACTACACGGTCGTCGTTCAGGAGCAGGTGATCGAAAACGACACCGTCGTCGAACGGACGCGGCTCGAGAGCCTCGAGACGACCCTGGACGACGGGACGACGGGGAACGGCGAACTGAACGTCACGCCGACGGCGTCGGAGGGCGAAACCGTCCGCGTTAGCGTCCTCCTGTACCAGGGAGAGCCACCCGAGGAGCCGACGAACGAGAACGCCGAAGAGGACACTTACTTCTGGGTCACCGTTGGAGAGTGA
- a CDS encoding DegT/DnrJ/EryC1/StrS family aminotransferase, with the protein MTDPDTDIDSESGSGTDADAGPVAEADGGVAEAESDASAPEPSDEGAETGDSVPIANPTLSADAVERVDEILESGMLADGPEVRDFEDEFAAYCETDRAVATSNGTTALHAALEALDLDAGDAVLTSPFSFVASANAIRLAGATPVFADIDPETYTLDPDAVERVLEERDDVVGLLPVHLYGLAADMNRLCEIADDHDLFVLEDACQAHGAAIDGDRVGSFGDAACFSFYPTKNMTTGEGGMITTDRDDLADRAASFVNHGRDVGEGGSYEHVDLGHNYRMTSLAAAIGREQLERLPEFNRARRENAAYYDEQLADLPVETPTEPDGYRHVYHQYTIRTDERDELAATLDERGVDTGVYYGTPIHRQPAYETVSTAAATLPEAERAAETVLSLPVHPTLSERDRRTVVEAVTDHFHPQ; encoded by the coding sequence ATGACTGATCCCGACACCGACATCGACAGCGAAAGCGGGTCCGGAACCGACGCCGACGCCGGCCCGGTGGCGGAGGCCGACGGCGGCGTCGCCGAGGCGGAGAGCGACGCGTCGGCACCGGAGCCGAGCGACGAGGGCGCTGAGACCGGCGACTCCGTCCCGATCGCGAATCCGACGCTCAGCGCCGACGCCGTCGAACGGGTCGACGAGATCCTCGAGAGCGGCATGCTCGCGGACGGCCCCGAAGTCAGGGACTTCGAGGACGAGTTCGCCGCCTACTGCGAGACCGACCGGGCCGTCGCGACGTCCAACGGGACGACCGCCCTGCACGCGGCCCTCGAGGCGCTGGATCTCGACGCGGGCGACGCGGTTCTCACGTCGCCGTTCTCCTTCGTCGCGAGCGCGAACGCGATCAGACTCGCCGGCGCCACGCCCGTCTTCGCCGACATCGATCCGGAGACGTACACGCTCGATCCGGACGCCGTCGAACGCGTCCTCGAGGAGCGCGACGACGTCGTCGGCCTGCTGCCGGTCCACCTCTACGGACTGGCGGCCGACATGAATCGGCTGTGCGAGATCGCCGACGACCACGACCTGTTCGTGCTCGAGGACGCCTGCCAGGCCCACGGCGCGGCGATCGACGGCGACCGCGTCGGGTCGTTCGGCGACGCCGCCTGCTTCTCGTTCTATCCGACGAAGAACATGACGACCGGCGAGGGCGGGATGATCACGACCGATCGCGACGACCTCGCCGACCGGGCCGCGAGCTTCGTCAATCACGGCCGAGACGTCGGCGAGGGCGGCAGCTACGAGCACGTCGACCTCGGCCACAACTACCGCATGACGAGCCTCGCCGCCGCCATCGGCCGCGAGCAACTCGAGCGGCTGCCCGAATTCAACCGGGCACGCCGAGAAAACGCCGCCTACTACGACGAACAATTGGCCGACCTACCGGTCGAGACGCCGACGGAACCGGACGGCTACCGACACGTCTACCACCAGTACACGATCCGGACCGACGAGCGCGACGAACTGGCGGCGACGCTCGACGAGCGTGGCGTCGACACCGGCGTTTACTACGGAACGCCGATCCATCGACAGCCGGCCTACGAGACGGTGAGTACGGCCGCAGCGACGCTCCCCGAGGCCGAGCGGGCGGCCGAAACCGTGCTCTCGCTGCCGGTGCATCCGACCCTCTCGGAGCGCGACCGCCGAACCGTCGTCGAAGCAGTGACCGACCACTTCCACCCCCAATGA
- a CDS encoding acyltransferase, which yields MSGFVHGDDCTVDDDATVGHGEFDEPTRVGDGATIRAGSIVYGDVTIGDEFTTGHDVLVREGTRMGDDVLVGTKTVIDGQTTIGSHVSLQTNVYIPTETTIGDNVFIGPSAALTNDEYPIRTDDGLEGPTIEDGASIGANATLLPGVTVGENAFVAAGAVVTEDVPPDTLAVGTPATVQALPEPLEGANQIA from the coding sequence GTGAGCGGGTTCGTCCACGGCGACGATTGCACAGTCGACGACGATGCGACGGTCGGTCACGGCGAGTTCGACGAGCCGACGCGAGTCGGCGACGGCGCGACGATCAGGGCCGGCTCGATCGTCTACGGCGACGTGACGATCGGCGACGAGTTCACGACCGGCCACGACGTCCTGGTCCGGGAAGGGACGCGGATGGGCGACGACGTCCTCGTCGGCACGAAGACGGTCATCGACGGCCAGACGACGATCGGCTCGCACGTCAGCCTCCAGACGAACGTCTACATTCCGACCGAGACGACGATCGGGGATAACGTCTTCATCGGGCCGAGCGCGGCCCTGACCAACGACGAGTACCCCATCAGGACGGACGACGGCCTCGAGGGACCGACGATCGAGGACGGCGCATCGATCGGCGCGAACGCGACGCTGTTGCCCGGCGTCACCGTCGGCGAGAACGCCTTCGTCGCCGCCGGCGCGGTCGTCACCGAGGACGTCCCACCGGACACGCTCGCCGTCGGCACGCCGGCGACGGTGCAGGCGTTGCCCGAACCGCTCGAGGGAGCAAACCAGATCGCATGA
- the allB gene encoding allantoinase AllB: MTVDLVVRNCTVVTPAGRSPDSGVAVEDGEIVAVGRSDRLPDADRVVDAEGNVLVPGIVDCHIHNREPGLEYKEDWESATRAAAAGGVTTVVGMPNTDPVIDRPDHLELKFERGEASAHVDFQSYAVVTSENLDRISDIDAVGPLGFKIFLGSTVGDVPPPNDGEILEAMEKIRETGKRLGFHEENGEIIDHYTEKFKAEGRNDPIDHSHSRPVIAEREAVERMITFAEETGAKVHMFHVSSGSAAEAVARGKERGVDVTAETTPHYLWFTEEVMREKGNPARIQPPIRDAAERERLWEVGIDEGAIDAIATDHAPHTPEEKKVDDPFGNTWDAISGFVGLETEIPVMLTFVDRGRLSLEEWVRRHSTRPAQVWGMYPQKGSLQVGTDADFTIVDPDLEWTLEDADELHSKNCVTPFIGESFTGRAVATVVRGEVVYEDGSVVGDSGYGTRVAVDEASDVGDA, from the coding sequence ATGACCGTTGATCTCGTCGTACGCAACTGTACCGTCGTCACGCCGGCGGGCCGCTCGCCCGACTCGGGCGTCGCCGTCGAGGACGGTGAGATCGTCGCCGTCGGCCGCAGCGACCGGCTTCCCGACGCGGACCGCGTCGTCGACGCCGAGGGGAACGTGTTGGTGCCGGGCATCGTCGACTGTCACATCCACAACCGCGAGCCCGGCCTGGAGTACAAGGAGGACTGGGAGTCGGCCACGCGGGCCGCGGCCGCCGGCGGCGTGACGACCGTCGTCGGGATGCCCAACACGGATCCGGTCATCGACCGACCGGACCACCTCGAGTTGAAGTTCGAGCGCGGCGAGGCCTCGGCCCACGTCGACTTCCAGAGCTACGCGGTCGTCACGAGCGAGAACCTCGATCGCATTTCCGACATCGACGCGGTCGGTCCGCTCGGGTTCAAGATCTTCCTCGGGTCGACGGTGGGCGACGTCCCGCCGCCGAACGACGGCGAGATCCTCGAGGCGATGGAGAAGATCCGGGAGACCGGCAAGCGGCTGGGATTCCACGAGGAGAACGGCGAGATCATCGACCACTACACGGAGAAGTTCAAGGCCGAAGGCAGGAACGACCCGATCGACCACTCCCACTCCCGGCCCGTGATCGCCGAGCGGGAGGCCGTCGAGCGGATGATCACCTTCGCCGAGGAGACCGGCGCGAAGGTTCACATGTTCCACGTCTCCTCGGGGTCGGCCGCCGAGGCCGTCGCCCGCGGGAAAGAGCGCGGCGTCGACGTCACCGCCGAGACGACGCCCCACTACCTCTGGTTCACCGAGGAGGTCATGCGCGAGAAGGGCAACCCGGCCCGCATTCAGCCCCCGATTCGGGACGCCGCGGAGCGCGAGCGGTTGTGGGAGGTCGGCATCGACGAGGGCGCGATCGACGCGATCGCGACCGACCACGCGCCGCACACCCCCGAGGAGAAGAAAGTCGACGATCCGTTCGGGAACACCTGGGACGCCATTTCGGGATTCGTCGGCCTCGAGACCGAGATTCCGGTCATGCTCACCTTCGTCGATCGCGGGCGGCTCTCCCTCGAGGAGTGGGTGCGACGCCACTCGACGCGACCGGCGCAGGTCTGGGGGATGTATCCGCAGAAGGGTTCGCTGCAGGTCGGCACCGACGCCGACTTCACGATCGTCGACCCCGACTTGGAGTGGACCCTCGAGGACGCCGACGAGTTGCACTCCAAGAACTGCGTGACGCCCTTTATCGGCGAGTCCTTTACCGGCAGAGCGGTGGCGACCGTCGTCCGCGGCGAGGTCGTCTACGAGGACGGCTCGGTCGTCGGCGACTCCGGCTACGGGACTCGAGTCGCGGTCGACGAGGCGAGCGACGTCGGCGACGCGTAA